In Perognathus longimembris pacificus isolate PPM17 chromosome 3, ASM2315922v1, whole genome shotgun sequence, a single window of DNA contains:
- the Ankle1 gene encoding ankyrin repeat and LEM domain-containing protein 1 isoform X1, with the protein MDAATRLALQLRAALQEEEPRALEELLRRGANPNLVLSDGVAAVHLAAGARHPRGLRCLEALLRGGGDPNTRSVEALTPLHVAAAWGRCGALELLLSRHADPELRDQDGHRPLDLAVQLGHTDCVRVLREVGLRAPPRAGTPEPEQEPDRSNIWGSPCGTPVSAELQTQLGRAGSQDAGLEAGPRALILSVPLEVADQDRCSEASLMGWDCSSSASFVTAVEVSGAEDPVQDRTAPWAMSLTQTKQDAAGVSPLRVTNSVGHPLESARAAMTGQETELSANLWALTLTSAEDTAFQPPCCVPALPDASPAHSPLQGPLPGSNFQFSQDDQTSFDEDVAARWLTEDEERAPGGQDSAHSCQPQPVSAMPDLELLRALRALGTRPGPITPFTRPHYLRRLEEARAASGPDFSGHSPELAEALRTGCVLDSQADEDSLAQQFERPDPTKRWRKGTVKSSFTYLLLDPRETRDLPARAFSLTPAERLQTFVRAIFYVGKGTRARPDVHLWEALGYWGQPRKQACPKVRQILDIWDSGRGVVSLHCFQHVVAVEAYTREACLLDALGIQRLTNQKQGHYYGVVASWSPARRRRLGVHLLHRALLIFLAEGERELRPQDIQRYG; encoded by the exons ATGGACGCCGCGACCCGCCTGGCTCTGCAGCTGCGAGCGGCGCTGCAGGAGGAGGAGCCGAG GGCCCTGGAGGAGCTGCTGCGCCGCGGCGCGAACCCCAATTTGGTGCTGTCGGATGGCGTGGCGGCGGTGCACTTGGCGGCGGGAGCCCGGCACCCGCGCGGCCTCCGCTGCCTTGAGGCGTTGCTGCGCGGGGGTGGAGACCCCAACACTCG gTCTGTGGAGGCACTGACCCCGTTGCACGTGGCTGCGGCCTGGGGTCGCTGCGGGGCCCTGGAGCTCCTGCTGAGCCGACATGCGGACCCCGAGCTGCGCGACCAG GACGGGCACCGGCCCCTGGACCTGGCCGTGCAGCTGGGGCACACGGACTGCGTGCGCGTCCTGCGGGAGGTGGGCCTACGGGCCCCTCCCAGGGCCGGGACCCCGGAGCCAGAGCAGGAGCCTGACC GCTCAAACATCTGGGGCTCTCCCTGTGGAACTCCTGTCTCTGCAGAACTCCAGACCCAGCTGGGCCGAGCTGGCAGCCAGGATGCGGGCTTGGAAGCCGGCCCCAGAGCCCTCATCCTCTCTGTGCCCCTGGAGGTTGCTGACCAGGACCGGTGCTCAGAGGCCTCACTTATGGGCTGGGACTGCAGCTCCAGTGCTTCTTTTGTCACTGCAGTTGAGGTTTCTGGAGCTGAGGATCCAGTCCAAGACAGAACTGCACCTTGGGCCATGTCACTGACCCAGACCAAGCAGGATGCAGCTGGTGTCTCTCCTCTTAGGGTAACAAACTCTGTGGGTCACCCACTGGAGTCAGCCAGAGCAGCGATGACAGGACAAGAGACAGAGCTGAGTGCTAATCTATGGGCTCTGACCCTGACCTCCGCAGAGGACACTGCCTTCCAGCCTCCTTGCTGTGTTCCAGCCTTGCCAGATGCGAGCCCAGCACACAGCCCCCTTCAAGGACCACTGCCTGGCTCTAACTTCCAGTTCTCGCAAGATGATCAGACATCCTTTGATGAGGACGTGGCTGCCCGGTGGCTGACAGAAGATGAGGAGCGCGCCCCTGGGGGCCAGGACTCTGCCCACTCTTGCCAGCCCCAGCCAGTCTCTGCCATGCCAGACCTGGAGCTGCTGCGGGCACTCCGAGCGCTGGGCACCAGGCCTGGCCCCATCACACCCTTCACGCGGCCACACTATCTCCGCAGGCTGGAAGAAGCTCGCGCTGCTTCTG GCCCAGATTTTTCAGGACACAGCCCAGAGCTGGCTGAGGCCCTGCGGACTGGCTGTGTCCTGGACTCCCAGGCAGATGAAGACTCCCTTGCCCAGCAGTTTGAACGGCCTGATCCCACAAAGAGGTGGCGGAAGGGGACTGTGAAGTCCAGCTTCACATATCTCCTTCTGGACCCCAG GGAAACGCGAGACCTGCCAGCTCGAGCCTTCTCATTGACTCCAGCCGAGCGCCTTCAGACTTTCGTTCGAGCCATCTTCTATGTGGGCAAGGGGACGCGCGCCCGGCCAGACGTCCACCTGTGGGAGGCCCTTGGCTACTGGGGCCAGCCACGAAAACAG GCCTGCCCCAAGGTGAGGCAGATCTTGGACATCTGGGACAGTGGTCGTGGCGTTGTCTCCCTGCACTGCTTCCAGCACGTGGTGGCTGTGGAGGCGTACACGAGAGAGGCGTGTCTTCTGGATGCCCTAG GAATCCAGAGGCTGACCAACCAGAAACAAGGGCACTATTATGGagtggtggccagctggtcaccTGCGCGGCGCCGGCGCCTGGGGGTACACCTGCTGCATCGCGCCCTTCTCATCTTCCTTGCTGAGGGGGAGCGAGAGCTGCGGCCTCAGGACATCCAGCGCTATGGCTAA
- the Ankle1 gene encoding ankyrin repeat and LEM domain-containing protein 1 isoform X3, producing the protein MDAATRLALQLRAALQEEEPRALEELLRRGANPNLVLSDGVAAVHLAAGARHPRGLRCLEALLRGGGDPNTRSVEALTPLHVAAAWGRCGALELLLSRHADPELRDQDGHRPLDLAVQLGHTDCVRVLREVGLRAPPRAGTPEPEQEPDRSNIWGSPCGTPVSAELQTQLGRAGSQDAGLEAGPRALILSVPLEVADQDRCSEASLMGWDCSSSASFVTAVEVSGAEDPVQDRTAPWAMSLTQTKQDAAGVSPLRVTNSVGHPLESARAAMTGQETELSANLWALTLTSAEDTAFQPPCCVPALPDASPAHSPLQGPLPGSNFQFSQDDQTSFDEDVAARWLTEDEERAPGGQDSAHSCQPQPVSAMPDLELLRALRALGTRPGPITPFTRPHYLRRLEEARAASGPDFSGHSPELAEALRTGCVLDSQADEDSLAQQFERPDPTKRWRKGTVKSSFTYLLLDPRETRDLPARAFSLTPAERLQTFVRAIFYVGKGTRARPDVHLWEALGYWGQPRKQESRG; encoded by the exons ATGGACGCCGCGACCCGCCTGGCTCTGCAGCTGCGAGCGGCGCTGCAGGAGGAGGAGCCGAG GGCCCTGGAGGAGCTGCTGCGCCGCGGCGCGAACCCCAATTTGGTGCTGTCGGATGGCGTGGCGGCGGTGCACTTGGCGGCGGGAGCCCGGCACCCGCGCGGCCTCCGCTGCCTTGAGGCGTTGCTGCGCGGGGGTGGAGACCCCAACACTCG gTCTGTGGAGGCACTGACCCCGTTGCACGTGGCTGCGGCCTGGGGTCGCTGCGGGGCCCTGGAGCTCCTGCTGAGCCGACATGCGGACCCCGAGCTGCGCGACCAG GACGGGCACCGGCCCCTGGACCTGGCCGTGCAGCTGGGGCACACGGACTGCGTGCGCGTCCTGCGGGAGGTGGGCCTACGGGCCCCTCCCAGGGCCGGGACCCCGGAGCCAGAGCAGGAGCCTGACC GCTCAAACATCTGGGGCTCTCCCTGTGGAACTCCTGTCTCTGCAGAACTCCAGACCCAGCTGGGCCGAGCTGGCAGCCAGGATGCGGGCTTGGAAGCCGGCCCCAGAGCCCTCATCCTCTCTGTGCCCCTGGAGGTTGCTGACCAGGACCGGTGCTCAGAGGCCTCACTTATGGGCTGGGACTGCAGCTCCAGTGCTTCTTTTGTCACTGCAGTTGAGGTTTCTGGAGCTGAGGATCCAGTCCAAGACAGAACTGCACCTTGGGCCATGTCACTGACCCAGACCAAGCAGGATGCAGCTGGTGTCTCTCCTCTTAGGGTAACAAACTCTGTGGGTCACCCACTGGAGTCAGCCAGAGCAGCGATGACAGGACAAGAGACAGAGCTGAGTGCTAATCTATGGGCTCTGACCCTGACCTCCGCAGAGGACACTGCCTTCCAGCCTCCTTGCTGTGTTCCAGCCTTGCCAGATGCGAGCCCAGCACACAGCCCCCTTCAAGGACCACTGCCTGGCTCTAACTTCCAGTTCTCGCAAGATGATCAGACATCCTTTGATGAGGACGTGGCTGCCCGGTGGCTGACAGAAGATGAGGAGCGCGCCCCTGGGGGCCAGGACTCTGCCCACTCTTGCCAGCCCCAGCCAGTCTCTGCCATGCCAGACCTGGAGCTGCTGCGGGCACTCCGAGCGCTGGGCACCAGGCCTGGCCCCATCACACCCTTCACGCGGCCACACTATCTCCGCAGGCTGGAAGAAGCTCGCGCTGCTTCTG GCCCAGATTTTTCAGGACACAGCCCAGAGCTGGCTGAGGCCCTGCGGACTGGCTGTGTCCTGGACTCCCAGGCAGATGAAGACTCCCTTGCCCAGCAGTTTGAACGGCCTGATCCCACAAAGAGGTGGCGGAAGGGGACTGTGAAGTCCAGCTTCACATATCTCCTTCTGGACCCCAG GGAAACGCGAGACCTGCCAGCTCGAGCCTTCTCATTGACTCCAGCCGAGCGCCTTCAGACTTTCGTTCGAGCCATCTTCTATGTGGGCAAGGGGACGCGCGCCCGGCCAGACGTCCACCTGTGGGAGGCCCTTGGCTACTGGGGCCAGCCACGAAAACAG GAATCCAGAGGCTGA
- the Ankle1 gene encoding ankyrin repeat and LEM domain-containing protein 1 isoform X2 has translation MDAATRLALQLRAALQEEEPRALEELLRRGANPNLVLSDGVAAVHLAAGARHPRGLRCLEALLRGGGDPNTRSVEALTPLHVAAAWGRCGALELLLSRHADPELRDQDGHRPLDLAVQLGHTDCVRVLREVGLRAPPRAGTPEPEQEPDQLQTQLGRAGSQDAGLEAGPRALILSVPLEVADQDRCSEASLMGWDCSSSASFVTAVEVSGAEDPVQDRTAPWAMSLTQTKQDAAGVSPLRVTNSVGHPLESARAAMTGQETELSANLWALTLTSAEDTAFQPPCCVPALPDASPAHSPLQGPLPGSNFQFSQDDQTSFDEDVAARWLTEDEERAPGGQDSAHSCQPQPVSAMPDLELLRALRALGTRPGPITPFTRPHYLRRLEEARAASGPDFSGHSPELAEALRTGCVLDSQADEDSLAQQFERPDPTKRWRKGTVKSSFTYLLLDPRETRDLPARAFSLTPAERLQTFVRAIFYVGKGTRARPDVHLWEALGYWGQPRKQACPKVRQILDIWDSGRGVVSLHCFQHVVAVEAYTREACLLDALGIQRLTNQKQGHYYGVVASWSPARRRRLGVHLLHRALLIFLAEGERELRPQDIQRYG, from the exons ATGGACGCCGCGACCCGCCTGGCTCTGCAGCTGCGAGCGGCGCTGCAGGAGGAGGAGCCGAG GGCCCTGGAGGAGCTGCTGCGCCGCGGCGCGAACCCCAATTTGGTGCTGTCGGATGGCGTGGCGGCGGTGCACTTGGCGGCGGGAGCCCGGCACCCGCGCGGCCTCCGCTGCCTTGAGGCGTTGCTGCGCGGGGGTGGAGACCCCAACACTCG gTCTGTGGAGGCACTGACCCCGTTGCACGTGGCTGCGGCCTGGGGTCGCTGCGGGGCCCTGGAGCTCCTGCTGAGCCGACATGCGGACCCCGAGCTGCGCGACCAG GACGGGCACCGGCCCCTGGACCTGGCCGTGCAGCTGGGGCACACGGACTGCGTGCGCGTCCTGCGGGAGGTGGGCCTACGGGCCCCTCCCAGGGCCGGGACCCCGGAGCCAGAGCAGGAGCCTGACC AACTCCAGACCCAGCTGGGCCGAGCTGGCAGCCAGGATGCGGGCTTGGAAGCCGGCCCCAGAGCCCTCATCCTCTCTGTGCCCCTGGAGGTTGCTGACCAGGACCGGTGCTCAGAGGCCTCACTTATGGGCTGGGACTGCAGCTCCAGTGCTTCTTTTGTCACTGCAGTTGAGGTTTCTGGAGCTGAGGATCCAGTCCAAGACAGAACTGCACCTTGGGCCATGTCACTGACCCAGACCAAGCAGGATGCAGCTGGTGTCTCTCCTCTTAGGGTAACAAACTCTGTGGGTCACCCACTGGAGTCAGCCAGAGCAGCGATGACAGGACAAGAGACAGAGCTGAGTGCTAATCTATGGGCTCTGACCCTGACCTCCGCAGAGGACACTGCCTTCCAGCCTCCTTGCTGTGTTCCAGCCTTGCCAGATGCGAGCCCAGCACACAGCCCCCTTCAAGGACCACTGCCTGGCTCTAACTTCCAGTTCTCGCAAGATGATCAGACATCCTTTGATGAGGACGTGGCTGCCCGGTGGCTGACAGAAGATGAGGAGCGCGCCCCTGGGGGCCAGGACTCTGCCCACTCTTGCCAGCCCCAGCCAGTCTCTGCCATGCCAGACCTGGAGCTGCTGCGGGCACTCCGAGCGCTGGGCACCAGGCCTGGCCCCATCACACCCTTCACGCGGCCACACTATCTCCGCAGGCTGGAAGAAGCTCGCGCTGCTTCTG GCCCAGATTTTTCAGGACACAGCCCAGAGCTGGCTGAGGCCCTGCGGACTGGCTGTGTCCTGGACTCCCAGGCAGATGAAGACTCCCTTGCCCAGCAGTTTGAACGGCCTGATCCCACAAAGAGGTGGCGGAAGGGGACTGTGAAGTCCAGCTTCACATATCTCCTTCTGGACCCCAG GGAAACGCGAGACCTGCCAGCTCGAGCCTTCTCATTGACTCCAGCCGAGCGCCTTCAGACTTTCGTTCGAGCCATCTTCTATGTGGGCAAGGGGACGCGCGCCCGGCCAGACGTCCACCTGTGGGAGGCCCTTGGCTACTGGGGCCAGCCACGAAAACAG GCCTGCCCCAAGGTGAGGCAGATCTTGGACATCTGGGACAGTGGTCGTGGCGTTGTCTCCCTGCACTGCTTCCAGCACGTGGTGGCTGTGGAGGCGTACACGAGAGAGGCGTGTCTTCTGGATGCCCTAG GAATCCAGAGGCTGACCAACCAGAAACAAGGGCACTATTATGGagtggtggccagctggtcaccTGCGCGGCGCCGGCGCCTGGGGGTACACCTGCTGCATCGCGCCCTTCTCATCTTCCTTGCTGAGGGGGAGCGAGAGCTGCGGCCTCAGGACATCCAGCGCTATGGCTAA